One part of the Drosophila teissieri strain GT53w chromosome 3R, Prin_Dtei_1.1, whole genome shotgun sequence genome encodes these proteins:
- the LOC122620832 gene encoding F-box/LRR-repeat protein 7, whose protein sequence is MSHKTSNRRSSDLECPLASLGRNSNAVRDHYHHPHPLSSSPLDPQAYKMMSRKSSNPGLEVAEALASRSSTPPSDQAAASSTAAAAAVLHMVQQKAATFELRGRHSRPAEQQTSYAAHSTASVGRHAKKSPELPAPASRNVAPVPQPRNFLTLEHVLQFGAQRPSWMHGNSADTEDSSDNNAGGGGAGSGSGGAGGRRRAQGGRCSVPTVLSSNGSGSGSNGAQYLLDKKMESLYLGNALRALPLGAEASQFQNERYYLEDYSSGSGNERLPERLHHPRTSSPSETSGSDRYLLNRSSNSNHLHSKGQSLSDGLCNLGRFSPSLDQGYATLVSPSPTGHHSSGGAGNVTNSTTASGAGIMASSTPATTPRRGASSNGLGGGPAPGTAIGPPPWNRKGPFRCGPLFDRLPDEAVVRIFSWLDSCELCNVARVCRRFEHLAWRPILWKVISLRGEHLNGDKTLKMIFRQLCGQSCNGACPEVERVMLADGCRISDKGLQLLTRRCPELTHLQLQTCVGISNQALVEALTKCSNLQHLDVTGCSQVSSISPNPHMEPPRRLLLQYLDLTDCMAIDDMGLKIVVKNCPQLVYLYLRRCIQVTDAGLKFVPSFCVSLKELSVSDCLNITDFGLYELAKLGAALRYLSVAKCERVSDAGLKVIARRCYKLRYLNARGCEAVSDDSITVLARSCPRLRALDIGKCDVSDAGLRALAESCPNLKKLSLRSCDMITDRGVQCIAYYCRGLQQLNIQDCPVSIEGYRAVKKYCKRCIIEHTNPGFC, encoded by the exons ATGTCGCACAAGACGAGCAACCGTCGCAGCAGCGACCTGGAGTGTCCACTCGCCTCATTGGGCCGCAACAGCAATGCAGTTCGCGACCACTACCACCATCCGCATCCGCTGAGCTCCAGTCCGCTGGATCCACAGGCGTACAAGATGATGTCCCGCAAGTCCTCCAATCCCGGCCTGGAGGTGGCCGAAGCGCTGGCCTCGCGCAGCTCCACGCCGCCCAGCGACCAGGCGGCGGCATCCTcgacggcagcagcggcagcggtgCTCCACATGGTGCAGCAAAAGGCGGCCACCTTCGAGCTGAGAGGCCGCCACTCGCGACCAGCCGAGCAGCAGACCAGCTATGCAGCCCATTCCACGGCTTCTGTGGGTAGGCATGCAAAGAAGTCCCCCGAACTACCAGCTCCGGCCTCGAGGAACGTGGCTCCCGTACCACAGCCGAGGAACTTCCTAACACTGGAACATGTCCTGCAGTTCGGAGCCCAGCGGCCCAGTTGGATGCACGGCAACAGTGCGGACACGGAGGATTCGAGTGACAACAACGCGGGTGGCGGTGGGGCGggaagtggcagtggtggagctggaggacgGAGACGTGCCCAAGGTGGCCGCTGCAGTGTGCCCACTGTACTTAGCAGcaatggcagcggcagcggcagcaatgGAGCCCAGTACCTGCTGGACAAGAAGATGGAGTCACTGTATCTGGGCAACGCCCTGAGAGCCCTTCCCTTGGGCGCCGAAGCAAGTCAGTTCCAAAACGAACGCTACTACCTGGAGGATtacagcagcggcagcgggaaCGAGCGACTGCCAG AACGCCTGCATCACCCGCGCACCTCCAGTCCCAGCGAGACGAGCGGTTCGGATCGCTACCTGCTGAACCGgagctccaactccaaccaCCTGCACTCCAAGGGCCAGAGCCTGTCGGACGGGCTGTGCAACCTGGGTCGCTTCTCGCCCAGCTTGGATCAGGGCTACGCCACACTGGTCTCACCCTCGCCCACCGGTCACCATTCGAGTGGCGGAGCAGGCAATGTGACCAACTCCACCACGGCCAGTGGAGCGGGCATCATGGCTAGCAGTACGCCAGCCACAACGCCACGAAGGGGAGCCTCCAGCAATGGATTGGGAGGAGGACCAGCGCCTGGCACCGCCATTGGACCGCCGCCCTGGAATCGCAAAGGTCCCTTCCGCTGCGGTCCGCTCTTTGATCGCTTGCCCGACGAGGCcgtggtgcggatcttctcGTGGCTGGACAGCTGCGAACTGTGCAACGTGGCGCGGGTCTGCCGGAGATTCGAGCATCTCGCCTGGCGACCCATCCTGTGGAAGGTGATCTCGCTGCGGGGCGAGCACTTGAACGGCGACAAGACGCTGAAGATGATCTTCCGCCAGCTCTGCGGCCAGAGCTGCAACGGCGCCTGTCCGGAGGTGGAGCGCGTCATGCTCGCCGATGGCTGCCGCATCTCGGACAAGGGTCTACAGCTCCTCACGCGCCGCTGCCCCGAGTTGACCCACCTGCAGCTACAGACCTGCGTGGGCATCTCCAATCAGGCGCTGGTCGAGGCGCTGACCAAGTGCAGCAACCTGCAGCATCTGGATGTGACGG GCTGCAGCCAGGTGAGCAGCATCAGTCCTAATCCCCACATGGAGCCACCGCGTCGCCTGCTGCTCCAGTATCTGGACCTCACGGACTGCATGGCCATCGATGACATGGGTCTGAAGATTGTGGTCAAGAACTGCCCCCAGCTGGTTTACCTTTATCTGCGGCGCTGCATTCAAGTCACAG ATGCGGGCCTCAAGTTCGTGCCCAGTTTTTGTGTCTCGCTGAAGGAGCTCAGTGTGTCCGACTGCCTGAACATCACGGACTTCGGATTGTATGAGTTGGCCAAGCTGGGAGCGGCGCTCCGCTACCTTTCCGTGGCCAAATGCGAGCGGGTCTCGGATGCGGGGCTAAAGGTGATTGCCAGGCGGTGTTATAAGTTGCGCTATCTGAATGCTCGAGGATGTGAGGCTGTTAGCGATGACTCCATTACGGTCCTGGCGCGATCCTGTCCACGTCTGCGAGCTTTGGACATAGGGAAGTGCGATGTGAGCGACGCGGGACTCCGAGCTCTGGCCGAGAGCTGTCCGAACCTGAAGAAGCTCAGCCTGCGCAGCTGCGACATGATCACGGACCGCGGGGTGCAGTGCATCGCTTACTATTGCCGCGGACTCCAGCAACTGAATATACAGGACTGTCCGGTGTCCATCGAGGGCTACCGGGCGGTGAAGAAGTACTGCAAGCGCTGCATCATCGAGCACACCAATCCGGGATTCTGTTAA
- the LOC122620833 gene encoding uncharacterized protein LOC122620833 — MTQEPNWKKAYDHLVREHQNDQNRVHLLQRQLRHFRSKRVRLQNELEEERQGMDVWITMMETVHRRVERFKKHKHLLSPKKHKQLRRIIGKLPMSTFEEQVRLMEVSEQLVPKPCLDIPVPPRTNGDQLTKYSVPHQRKSCDPQTLSPVDKRLARIHAILKALQGIHKQTSSVIADIHSLMATINYLERGHCTNIKITPFVQSAQGAKPSPIKATIELDRLRRTKHGTQYTRELMDVRPPYILDHVPQLKPNIFDGLGRKAGRKKTKAKH, encoded by the coding sequence ATGACTCAGGAACCCAACTGGAAAAAGGCCTACGACCATCTGGTCCGTGAGCACCAGAATGACCAGAATCGGGTGCACTTGCTGCAGCGACAACTGCGGCACTTTCGGTCCAAGCGCGTACGACTGCAGAATGAACTTGAGGAGGAGCGACAGGGCATGGACGTTTGGATAACGATGATGGAAACCGTGCACCGCCGAGTGGAGCGCTTTAAGAAGCACAAGCACCTACTCTCGCCCAAAAAGCACAAGCAACTGCGTCGCATAATAGGAAAGCTGCCCATGAGCACCTTTGAGGAGCAGGTGCGTCTGATGGAGGTGTCGGAGCAGTTGGTGCCCAAGCCATGCCTAGACATACCCGTTCCTCCAAGGACCAATGGAGACCAGCTTACCAAGTACTCAGTTCCGCATCAGAGAAAGAGCTGCGATCCCCAGACTCTATCCCCTGTGGACAAGCGGCTGGCCAGGATCCATGCCATCCTGAAAGCCCTGCAAGGAATCCACAAACAGACCTCGTCCGTCATCGCGGATATACATTCCCTAATGGCTACTATTAACTATTTGGAGCGGGGACACTGCACCAACATAAAGATCACTCCATTTGTGCAGTCAGCGCAGGGTGCGAAACCGTCGCCAATAAAGGCCACCATCGAATTGGATCGGCTGCGCAGGACCAAGCACGGAACCCAGTACACGCGGGAGCTGATGGACGTACGTCCTCCGTACATCCTTGACCATGTGCCGCAATTGAAACCCAACATTTTCGACGGTTTGGGTAGAAAGGCAGGaaggaagaaaacaaaagctaagcACTGA
- the LOC122620834 gene encoding mitochondrial import inner membrane translocase subunit Tim16, giving the protein MAKYIAQIIVLGAQAVGRAFTKALRQEIAASQEAARRAGGGKQGDKSAESNLRTGMTLEEAKQILNIDDPKNVDAIIKNYEHLFQVNERSKGGSFYIQSKVFRAKERLDHEIKAQEQPRSSKTEAAQEAEEESQSRARQRR; this is encoded by the exons ATGGCCAAGTATATCGCCCAGATTATCGTGTTGGGCGCCCAGGCAGTGGGAAGAGCCTTCACCAAGGCGCTGCGCCAGGAGATCGCCGCATCCCAAGAAGCGGCACGACGGGCGGGTGGTGGCAAGCAGGGCGACAAGAGCGCCGAGTCCAACCTGCGCACAG GCATGACGCTGGAGGAAGCCAAGCAGATCCTGAATATAGATGACCCCAAGAACGTGGACGCCATCATCAAGAACTACGAGCATCTGTTTCAAGTGAACGAACGCTCCAAAGGCGGCTCCTTCTATATCCAGTCAAAAGTGTTCCGGGCGAAAGAGCGGCTGGACCATGAGATTAAGGCCCAGGAGCAGCCGAGGTCGTCGAAGACAGAAGCAGCGCaagaggcggaggaggagtcCCAAAGCAGAGCGCGGCAGCGGCGCTGA